One region of Culex pipiens pallens isolate TS chromosome 2, TS_CPP_V2, whole genome shotgun sequence genomic DNA includes:
- the LOC120432446 gene encoding F-box/LRR-repeat protein 15 produces MADYGTDDTAPELTLFDIAWEDVLFAKLLPLLSLADLFNLRCCSRLSKQLVDGGLRSRRIVNLSGNNSRSVHRAFRVLSRKCRNVRTANLAKCGWLSDELLAEFLRANTKIRRVNLSDCVNVTPVGLQPIIIECKQLQELKLARCSWLTIGAIEALTLHHSAPGAHGIVELDISHCVGLNERCISIFLLNMRQLRTLAVAYIPAVTDNLLYSIAKNAKAMRHLNIIGCQLTTDRGVGALSLYCTGLESLMVRDCPGITERSLSLLRGRVFIDRPRNFQQQMNVAPNVALPRLYLQV; encoded by the exons ATGGCAGACTACGGCACCGATGACACCGCACCGGAACTAACCCTGTTCGACATCGCCTGGGAGGACGTCCTCTTCGCGAAGCTGCTTCCGCTCCTATCCCTGGCGGATCTGTTCAACCTTCGGTGTTGTTCCCGGCTGAGCAAGCAACTGGTGGACGGTGGCCTGCGCTCGCGAAGGATCGTCAATTTGTCCGGCAACAACAGCCGTAGCGTGCACCGTGCGTTCCGGGTGCTTTCGCGCAAGTGTCGCAACGTCCGGACGGCGAACCTGGCCAAATGCGGCTGGCTCAGCGACGAGCTGCTGGCGGAGTTTCTGCGCGCCAACACCAAGATCCGGCGCGTTAATCTGAGCGATTGTGTGAACGTTACGCCGGTTGGGCTGCAGCCGATCATCATCGAGTGCAAGCAGCTGCAGGAGCTCAAGTTGGCCCGTTGCAGTTGGCTGACGATCGGGGCCATTGAGGCGCTCACGTTGCACCACTCGGCACCGGGGGCGCACGGAATCGTCGAGTTGGACATTTCGCACTGCGTTGGGCTGAACGAGCGgtgtatttcgatttttctgctGAATATGCGCCAGCTGAGGACGCTGGCCGTGGCGTACATTCCGGCCGTGACGGACAATCTGCTGTACTCGATCGCGAAGAACGCCAAGGCGATGAGGCACTTGAACATTATTGGATGTCAGCTGACCACGGATCGGGGCGTTGG CGCCCTCTCCCTCTACTGCACCGGTCTCGAGTCGCTGATGGTGCGCGACTGTCCCGGCATCACCGAGCGCAGCCTGTCGCTCCTTCGAGGCCGCGTCTTCATCGACCGCCCACGCAACTTCCAACAGCAGATGAACGTCGCCCCAAACGTGGCCCTTCCGCGACTCTACCTGCAGGTTTAG
- the LOC128092837 gene encoding uncharacterized protein LOC128092837 produces the protein MATSCRVCQRDDGARTIDVASLSEESGLSISLMLSYCAQVEVSNGEQICSECLMNLETAFNFRKQCRQTSAPATPQVETTDQKPFQCCVPCCIMTATSMRDLVLHSTKLHRVERAANTAQQKTELVSTSCPICCVGFSSVGAMKNHSETLNIQWTKLKCDKCQMVCQNTVKYAEHRVEQCTGVPVEAVGEDHVMECDNENTCDLDGKIKRAMEVVKTGKRFMIKLTESEVHILTETSYPLLGQLEELLASYDETSKIFYVCGTCAFQSLLKNYILQHIATSHDCHGFYHALRSFDPTQEEPWLSCASCHFVATNPISIMQHQNKDKHSGIKTVPPQSTKPEPAPETEQCIEIGKSIKVEAPQIAAKVKPHKSSSHPVTKRVVPKAPGKMKPHRPRPEKKHETLLCRCGLMFTQQTLLSRHMDYYCQLRFEPISPAPAQQKVKNVLKCNGCLRILRSPSDVARHQQNTCPAYRKQRLGARYSASAAEL, from the exons ATGGCCACTTCCTGTCGGGTTTGTCAACGGGACGACGGAGCGCGGACCATTGACGTCGCTAGCTTGTCGGAAGAGAGCGGGCTGTCGATTTCGTTGATGCTGAGTTACTGCGCCCAAGTTGAG GTGTCCAACGGAGAGCAAATATGTTCCGAGTGTCTCATGAACCTGGAAACGGCATTCAACTTCCGGAAACAGTGTCGCCAAACTAGCGCCCCGGCTACCCCTCAAGTTGAAACCACGGACCAAAAACCGTTCCAATGTTGCGTGCCGTGCTGTATCATGACGGCAACCAGCATGCGTGACTTGGTTTTACACTCGACGAAATTGCACCGCGTCGAACGTGCGGCCAACACTGCGCAACAAAAAACCGAACTTGTCAGCACGAGTTGTCCCATCTGTTGCGTCGGATTTTCGTCGGTTGGTGCTATGAAAAACCACTCCGAAACGCTGAACATTCAGTGGACCAAGCTGAAGTGTGACAAATGTCAAATGGTTTGTCAAAACACAGTTAAATACGCCGAACATCGAGTCGAACAGTGCACAGGAGTGCCGGTTGAGGCAGTCGGAGAGGATCACGTAATGGAGTGCGATAATGAGAACACCTGTGACTTGGATGGTAAAATAAAACGTGCCATGGAAGTAGTCAAAACTGGAAAACGATTTATGATCAAATTGACTGAATCAGAGGTTCATATCCTGACTGAAACAAGCTATCCACTACTGGGACAACTGGAGGAGTTGTTGGCGTCTTATGACGAGACATCCAAAATTTTCTACGTTTGCGGGACTTGCGCTTTTCAAAGCTTGTTGAAGAATTACATTCTCCAACATATTGCTACGTCACATGATTGTCATGGCTTTTACCACGCTTTAAGATCGTTCGATCCAACGCAAGAGGAACCCTGGCTGAGCTGCGCATCTTGTCACTTCGTGGCCACAAATCCCATATCTATAATGCAACATCAGAACAAAGACAAACACTCCGGTATCAAAACGGTACCTCCCCAATCTACCAAGCCTGAACCCGCTCCGGAAACGGAACAATGCATCGAGATAGGCAAATCAATCAAAGTTGAGGCACCGCAAATCGCAGCAAAAGTTAAACCACACAAGTCAAGCAGCCATCCCGTCACCAAACGCGTCGTTCCCAAAGCACCCGGCAAAATGAAGCCACATCGCCCTAGGCCGGAAAAGAAGCACGAAACGCTGTTGTGCAGGTGTGGTCTAATGTTCACTCAACAAACGCTCCTGTCGCGCCACATGGACTACTATTGCCAGCTTAGGTTCGAGCCGATTTCACCAGCGCCAGCGCAACAAAAGGTTAAGAATGTGCTGAAGTGCAACGGTTGTCTGCGGATACTGAGATCGCCATCGGACGTCGCGCGTCACCAGCAGAACACCTGCCCGGCGTACCGGAAGCAACGGTTGGGAGCGCGGTACAGTGCTAGTGCGGCGGAGCTGTGA
- the LOC120432447 gene encoding nucleolin-like, translating into MAVKSKGKKPAAAKPAQQKQKPIKKERPEPKAVEEEEDESEEEPSFTAPKAGKLLKVKPEPEDSDDDEEEEDEDDEEDEEMEEDDSEEEEEEADEEMPAEAPKKAVKRKAEVKKEPAAAKGGDDDDEGLHNTVFVSHIFNVKNDVLTEYFAKAGEIHSIRNLARKGYAFIRFNEAASVEKALAMDGQDWNGKNIIVQAAKSKKSDAKKRKNEEKQAGPKAKKAKAGGKIVSLKTAGPKQKGGKPKTPQQSNPNKKKNKPKPGAFVKAT; encoded by the coding sequence ATGGCCGTCAAGAGCAAGGGAAAGAAGCCGGCGGCGGCAAAACCCGCCCAGCAGAAGCAAAAACCAATCAAGAAGGAACGTCCGGAGCCTAAGGCCgtcgaggaggaggaggacgagtCCGAGGAGGAGCCATCCTTCACCGCGCCCAAGGCCGGCAAGCTGCTCAAGGTGAAGCCGGAACCAGAAGACAGTGACGACGATGAGGAAGAGGAGGACGAGGATGATGAAGAAGATGAGGAGATGGAAGAGGACGATtccgaggaggaggaggaggaagctGACGAGGAGATGCCAGCGGAAGCACCCAAAAAGGCGGTGAAGCGCAAGGCGGAAGTCAAAAAGGAACCTGCAGCAGCCAAGGgtggtgacgacgacgacgagggacTCCACAACACCGTATTTGTAAGCCACATTTTCAACGTCAAGAACGACGTCCTGACGGAATACTTCGCCAAAGCGGGCGAAATTCATTCGATCCGGAACCTCGCGAGGAAGGGTTACGCCTTCATCAGGTTCAACGAGGCCGCATCGGTCGAGAAGGCGCTGGCCATGGACGGACAGGACTGGAACGGCAAGAACATTATCGTTCAGGCTGCGAAATCGAAAAAGTCCGACGCGAAAAAGAGGAAAAATGAGGAAAAGCAGGCAGGACCCAAGGCGAAGAAGGCCAAGGCCGGTGGCAAGATCGTCAGCTTGAAGACGGCCGGACCCAAGCAGAAGGGCGGAAAGCCCAAAACGCCGCAGCAGTCGAACCCCAACAAAAAGAAGAACAAACCCAAACCGGGCGCGTTTGTGAAAGCTACCTAA